A genome region from Solanum pennellii chromosome 12, SPENNV200 includes the following:
- the LOC107006786 gene encoding Werner Syndrome-like exonuclease, translating to MNQSIVAHQVQDHRYINYDVFFYGDSILTTVTWDPEIVTHWITDVESDVFFRDVVGLDIEWRPHYGQIQNPVATLQLCVGRRCLIFQLLQSRNPIPQSLITFLDTYTFVGVGIEADVEKLERDHGVIVSFSVDLRELASTAYEAFGLGYQIRTNAGLKELCSVVLAKEMVKPAHITRSRWDNRYLNEEQVEYACIDAFVCFEIEKRLNASGYGVNWL from the coding sequence ATGAATCAGAGCATTGTAGCTCATCAAGTGCAAGACCATCGTTACATAAACTACGACGTTTTCTTCTATGGTGATAGTATCCTAACAACAGTTACTTGGGACCCAGAAATTGTCACTCATTGGATCACAGATGTAGAATCTGATGTGTTTTTCAGAGATGTGGTTGGACTTGACATCGAATGGCGACCCCACTACGGCCAGATACAAAACCCAGTTGCAACTCTCCAGCTCTGCGTCGGTCGCCGTTGCCTCATATTCCAACTCCTTCAGAGTCGCAACCCGATTCCACAATCCCTCATTACCTTTCTGGACACGTATACCTTTGTTGGTGTTGGAATCGAGGCTGATGTGGAAAAGCTGGAGCGAGATCACGGGGTTATTGTGAGCTTTTCTGTGGATTTAAGAGAGTTGGCTTCTACTGCGTATGAGGCGTTTGGGTTGGGGTATCAGATTAGGACAAATGCTGGGCTAAAAGAGCTGTGCAGTGTTGTTTTAGCGAAGGAGATGGTGAAGCCTGCTCATATAACAAGGAGCAGGTGGGATAATCGATATCTGAACGAAGAACAAGTGGAATATGCTTGTATTGAtgcttttgtttgttttgaGATTGAGAAACGCTTGAATGCTTCTGGTTATGGCGTCAATTGGCTGTGA